TAAATGTAGTTCTTTTTTTTTGGATAAAAGTCAACAAAAAAAAGCCTTTCTAAATGTAGAAAGGCTTTTTTTTACTTGTATTTATTTGTTATAATAAACTTAGATCGTCTATTTTCTTCATGCTCTTTGTATGTACATTTTACATCATTTATACATTGATTGAGGATTTGTGTTTCACCATAACCAACTGCACTTTGTATTCTGCTGTTTTCAATGCCTCGGGAGTATAAATAGTCTCGTGTAGATTTAGCACGACGATCAGATAATTTTAAATTATAAGCATCACGTCCACGACTGTCTGTATGTGATTCGATTTTAATTATCATTTTTGGGTGCTCTCTTAAAACAGCAACTACATTTTCCAATTCGTAAGCAGCATCGGGTCTAATAAAGGATTTGTCATAATTGAAATAAATAGGATTAATGACTATTTCATTATCTATTATTAAAGGATCTAAATGAAGATCTATAGTCGTTGTTTCTCCATCAGCAGGCGAGGTTACAAATTCTTTTTTATCAGGTCTATAAATTACGCGCTCAGCTAGTATAGTATAAGTTTTATCACACCCAATAGCTTTGAATTCGTATTTCCCATCTTTATCGGTAAAATAAGTCTCTATAACTTTTCCGTTTATATCTAATAATGAAACATTAACCTTTGCTAATGGTTCTTCAGATAGTTTATTATAGGCAATACCGGATACAATCTGTTTACATTGGTATTTGCCAAAGGCATAAATATCATCTCCCCCTTTGCCGCCTTCACGATTAGAAGAAAAATAACCTGTTTGTGTATCAGAATCCGCGAAGTAACAAAAATCATCAAAAGGACTGTTAAATGGTGCTCCTAGATTTTTAATGAAAACTTCTGTGGAATCGTTTTTTTTGATTTTTAAAAGATTGGTTTCAAAGATATCAAGTAATCCTAAATTTAAATTCGCATCACTTGAAAAGTATAATGTTGAATCTTTGGCTACAAAGGGAAACTTCTCGTTTCCTTCTGTGTTTATTTCTGCCCCTAGATTAGTAGGTGTACCGAAAGTTCCATCTTGTTTGATAGTGACTTTATAAAGATCTGTTTGACCAAAACCACCGTCCATATCAGATACAAAATATAAAGTTTTGTTATCAGGACTTAACGCGGGTGCACCAGAAGAAAAGGCATCATTATTAAAAGGTAATTCGGTTACATTGGTCCACTTATTATCTGATAATGTGGATTTATATATTTTTAAATTGGAGGTACCTTCTTTTGAATATTTGCGTTTATCTTTTTTGGAAACATTGTTTCTTGTAAAATACATTGTTTGACCGTCATTAGTAATCGTTACTAATCCTTCGTGATCGTCTACAGTATTTACGGATGAGTTTAGTTTAGTAGGTTCTCCATAGGTTTTTGCTTTTTGTCCTATTTTTGTTTCAGCCTCGAAAATATTAAGAAAAGGTTCGTTATTCCACCCATATAAATCTTTTTCATCTACAATAGAGTCTTTAACCCAAGTAGAGTAGTAGTATAAGGTGTTATGATGTTCATAGCCACCAAAATCTGAATAACTG
This portion of the Olleya sp. Bg11-27 genome encodes:
- a CDS encoding OmpA family protein, giving the protein MKIKIISYILLFLFVQQAVAQTKVADNFFRDFSYEKAAELYQEALKKEDSTEYILKRIGDSYFNISKVEKAEFWYRKAIEKYPSIDSEYIYKYVQTLRSQKKYDLANDYLRNFKLKNNKDRRIKDIDLFNIENYNQLTNTEKVYVTIENLPLNTSYSDFGGYEHHNTLYYYSTWVKDSIVDEKDLYGWNNEPFLNIFEAETKIGQKAKTYGEPTKLNSSVNTVDDHEGLVTITNDGQTMYFTRNNVSKKDKRKYSKEGTSNLKIYKSTLSDNKWTNVTELPFNNDAFSSGAPALSPDNKTLYFVSDMDGGFGQTDLYKVTIKQDGTFGTPTNLGAEINTEGNEKFPFVAKDSTLYFSSDANLNLGLLDIFETNLLKIKKNDSTEVFIKNLGAPFNSPFDDFCYFADSDTQTGYFSSNREGGKGGDDIYAFGKYQCKQIVSGIAYNKLSEEPLAKVNVSLLDINGKVIETYFTDKDGKYEFKAIGCDKTYTILAERVIYRPDKKEFVTSPADGETTTIDLHLDPLIIDNEIVINPIYFNYDKSFIRPDAAYELENVVAVLREHPKMIIKIESHTDSRGRDAYNLKLSDRRAKSTRDYLYSRGIENSRIQSAVGYGETQILNQCINDVKCTYKEHEENRRSKFIITNKYK